The DNA segment GTACCgttcttctcatctgactctcagTAAGAAAACGAATAATAATATTTCCCagaatgttgaactgttcctaTAAACatacgttcacacacacacacaggtgtgaaaGACAGAATACCTCCACTCAGGTTTCACGTATTGATATCTGTGTGTTCTTCAGGTCTGGAGTCTGGCTTCGTCACTCTGCCTCGTCAGTCCCGCTCTGAGCGTCAGCagccctccatctccctccccaTTTCCCGCTCTCCGAACATCCACCGAGGCTCTCTGACCGACCCCGCCGATGCCATCTTATCCACCTGCTCCGCCACGACTGTGACCTCACACCCCaatcccaccaccaccaccaccagcaccaacGCTTACTCTgactccctcccctccctcacctccctggacaccttcacctttgacctcggCCCCTCCCTCATGAGCGAGGTGTTCGGCCTGATTGACGGCCACGCGGAGGAGCCCGGCCACGCctgggagggagaggaggcggGGTCGGCGTGCGGGCTGACCAACGAGGGCTCGGAGATGGACTCGGCTACTATCTCGTACGTGGATTCCCTGCTGAGGGAGGACTGTGGGGGCCGGAAGAGCCCGCACCCCGCCgactgggaggaggaggagactgtgATGGAGGTAAACGGATTCGGGCTTTCTGTTAAAGTACCGGACGTGGTGATGGGGTCTCCTGAACGAGCGAGGTTGGGAATGGGGATGGAAAGCGAGCGGTTCCAGAGCGCCACAAATGTGCTCGCGCGCCATTATGGCGTCAGCCTCTCAAAGGGACAGAGCAGGATGGAGGCTGCAGATACAGAGATGATGATCGTGAGTCAGCCCAAGAAGAAAATGTCCTACACTTACATGGACGATGAGGATGAAATCAAAGTCTGAGCCGAGCAAATCGGAGATGTCTTCACATTAactaaaataaatctttatgtGATGTATGATTCCTCTGTAATTCCAATCAAATCAATCATCTAAAATCTGTTTCTGGTCAATGAGGCTGGCTCTACTGACAGGATGACCATGAAAACTACAGCCTGAACCCAGTATCCTTCATACTGGATCTTTTACTCTTACACAATTACGCTTCAAGGATGCTTCAAGGATGCTTCAAGGATGCTTCAAGGATGCTTCAAGGATGTCCAGTTTTGATGCAAACCCGTGGCTGAATGTATCTAAAAGGAGTGAAAGACTCGATgctgcagaggcagagaaagggaaaccgctttgtttttactttctttttccaaaggtcatgactcaaaaaaaaagccttaaacGAAAAGGATGCGTGGAAAGTGAGGATGTACCAGAGAATGTGGTTAAGATTGTCGCAGAGGAAACACCGACATTACTCAATGTAGAAGTTACAAAAGCCTGTCATTCACTTTATACTGCAGACGCTTCTTCACATTGGAGAAGGGGAAAAgattctccaaaaaaaaaaaaaaaaagatttcatctTACTACAACCTGTTTGGTTTCACTGCAATCT comes from the Seriola aureovittata isolate HTS-2021-v1 ecotype China chromosome 21, ASM2101889v1, whole genome shotgun sequence genome and includes:
- the cdc42ep1a gene encoding cdc42 effector protein 1; this encodes MNLQEKLSGLKGLVTHSHSKRRFKSDLTVEMISPPLGDFRHTMHVGRGGDVFGDTSFLSNHGGTANGNNRDTDSISSPDNKIGAFFSRTLRQIRRGSDNRPRGGSKDLSPPPPAVSPIIKNAISLPRLDVDMSNGSPTTKVLFPSSQSTPMEKKSSYGLESGFVTLPRQSRSERQQPSISLPISRSPNIHRGSLTDPADAILSTCSATTVTSHPNPTTTTTSTNAYSDSLPSLTSLDTFTFDLGPSLMSEVFGLIDGHAEEPGHAWEGEEAGSACGLTNEGSEMDSATISYVDSLLREDCGGRKSPHPADWEEEETVMEVNGFGLSVKVPDVVMGSPERARLGMGMESERFQSATNVLARHYGVSLSKGQSRMEAADTEMMIVSQPKKKMSYTYMDDEDEIKV